The following coding sequences lie in one Phragmites australis chromosome 8, lpPhrAust1.1, whole genome shotgun sequence genomic window:
- the LOC133926575 gene encoding protein RICE SALT SENSITIVE 3-like — MEEQLSPVAVTHLLQHTLRSLCTGDAPQWAYAVFWRILPRNYPPPKWDLPGAAYDRTRANRRNWILAWEDGFCNFAATTSAACGQEGAAAYAGDCEAAVQDVVKQQQLGLQPELFFKMSHDIYNYGEGLIGKVAADHSHKWVFREPQEHEINLISSWSNPADSHPRTWEAQFQSGIQTIALIAVREGVVQLGSMKKVAEDLSYVVMLRRKFGYLESIPGVLLPHPSSAGSFPGALPTDIAAWPGLMPPPAGPPLELYDPYGAVPVPAAAAAASMHIMPSMSSLEALLSKLPSVVPSPTPTTPPAGAVPGVATTAPAPAKEETYDYVQCHGMDNLASNGANAGGESTSSATAQMSSYFVNVSSKPSQGF; from the exons ATGGAGGAGCAGCTGAGCCCGGTGGCCGTGACGCACCTGCTGCAGCACACGCTGCGGAGTCTCTGCACCGGCGACGCCCCGCAGTGGGCCTACGCCGTCTTCTGGCGCATCCTCCCCCGGAACTACCCGCCCCCCAA ATGGGATCTTCCTGGTGCGGCGTACGACAGGACCAGAGCAAACAGGAGGAACTG GATCCTGGCATGGGAGGACGGGTTCTGCAACTTCGCAGCCACCACCTCAGCAGCGTGCGGGCAAGAGGGGGCAGCGGCATATGCTGGGGACTGTGAGGCAGCTGTGCAGGATGTGgtgaagcagcagcagctgggtCTGCAGCCTGAGCTGTTCTTCAAGATGTCCCATGACATCTACAACTACGGAGAAGG GCTGATAGGGAAAGTGGCAGCAGACCACAGCCACAAGTGGGTGTTCAGGGAGCCCCAGGAGCACGAGATCAACCTCATCTCCTCCTGGAGTAACCCTGCTGACTCT CATCCGAGGACGTGGGAGGCTCAGTTCCAGTCCGGCATCCAG ACCATCGCCCTGATCGCTGTCAGGGAGGGCGTCGTGCAGCTCGGCTCCATGAAAAAG GTGGCGGAGGACCTGAGCTACGTCGTGATGCTGCGCCGCAAGTTCGGCTACCTGGAGAGCATCCCGGGGGTGCTGCTGCCGCACCCATCGTCGGCCGGCTCGTTCCCGGGCGCCCTGCCGACGGACATCGCAGCGTGGCCGGGCCTGATGCCGCCGCCCGCGGGGCCGCCGCTGGAGCTCTATGACCCCTACGGCGCAGTGCCTgttccggccgccgccgcggcagcgtCCATGCACATCATGCCATCGATGAGCAGCCTCGAGGCGCTGCTCTCGAAGCTGCCCTCGGTCGTGCCGTCCCCAACACCAACGACACCCCCGGCCGGGGCCGTGCCCGGCGTGGCAacgacggcgccggcgcctgCCAAGGAGGAGACGTACGACTACGTGCAGTGCCACGGCATGGACAACTTGGCCAGCAATGGCGCCAACGCCGGCGGCGAGAGCACGAGCAGCGCCACCGCTCAGATGTCGTCCTACTTTGTCAACGTGAGCAGTAAGCCCAGCCAGGGGTTTTAG